One window of the Oncorhynchus keta strain PuntledgeMale-10-30-2019 chromosome 31, Oket_V2, whole genome shotgun sequence genome contains the following:
- the LOC118364577 gene encoding beta-Ala-His dipeptidase-like, with translation MDTLLVSIMTKFIVVVFLLLHTSASSSSSSSSSPGAAGMLKQLFQYIDDHQNQFVQRLREWVAVQSDSGDHTKWGEVERILNMTAVRIQEMGGTVDFADVGTHQLPSGETVSLPPVILAEFERDPKKATLCIYGHVDVQPAKMADGWTTDPFNLTEIKGNLYGRGATDNKGPVLAWLHAVESYQATEKEIPVNIKLIIEGLEEVGSYGLLELTRKINNSLFADVDFIVISDNVWATRNPALTYGTRGSSYFFVEVDGPKLDFHSGVYGGSIQEPMSDLIALLGSLLDHTGKILVPGVTDDVAPLTEDERNLYDNISFDLEEMKSVAGIKHFLQDTKEEVLMARWRNPSLSIHGIQGAFSEPGTKTVIPKQVTGKFSIRQVPNMDPPDVERKVKEHLQQVFSTLKSPNRLRVTATVGAKPWVANLKDPQYVAGQRAVREVFGVEPELIREGSTIPIAQNFQEETGKSLMMLPIGGHDDGEHSQNEKISRYNYIEGTKLFAAYMYELSLVK, from the exons ATGGACACTCTTTTAGTCAGCATTATG ACAAAGTTCATTGTTGTTGTGTTCCTGTTACTCCACACATCGGCTTCCtcttcgtcctcctcttcctcttctcctggaGCAGCAGGCATGTTGAAACAACTGTTTCAATACATAGATGACCACCAAAATCAGTTTGTTCAG AGGCTGAGGGAGTGGGTTGCTGTTCAGAGTGACTCAGGAGATCACACAAAATGGGGAGAAGTTGAAAGGATCCTGAACATGACAGCAGTGAGGATCCAAGAGATGGGAGGCACAGTGGACTTTGCAGATGTAGGCACACATCAG CTGCCCAGTGGGGAGACAGTGTCACTTCCACCGGTGATACTGGCTGAGTTTGAGAGGGACCCAAAGAAAGCTACTCTCTGTATCTACGGCCATGTGGATGTCCAGCCAGCCAAGATGGCGGATGGCTGGACCACTGACCCCTTCAATCTAACAGAAATCAAAG GTAACCTGTATGGGCGAGGGGCCACGGACAACAAAGGGCCGGTCCTGGCCTGGCTTCATGCTGTTGAGTCCTACCAGGCCACAGAGAAG GAGATACCAGTGAATATAAAACTCATCATTGAGGGTCTGGAGGAGGTGGGCTCATACGGTCTGTTGGAGTTGACCAGGAAGATAAACAACAGCTTATTTGCAGATGTGGACTTCATAGTGATCTCTGACAACGTGTGGGCAACCAGAAACCCAGCCCTGACCTATGGAACCAGAGGGAGCAGCTATTTCTTTGTGGAG GTTGATGGCCCTAAACTGGACTTCCATTCTGGAGTGTATGGGGGTTCTATCCAGGAGCCCATGTCAGATCTGATAGCCTTACTGG GAAGTCTGTTGGACCACACAGGTAAGATCCTGGTTCCTGGGGTCACTGATGATGTCGCTCCCCTCACTGAGGATGAGAGGAATCTCTATGACAACATCAGCTTTGACCTGGAGGAGATGAAGAGTGTGGCTGGGATCAAACACTTCCTACAGGACACTAAG GAGGAAGTCCTCATGGCTCGATGGCGTAACCCATCCTTGTCCATCCACGGGATCCAGGGGGCCTTCTCAGAACCAGGCACCAAAACTGTCATCCCCAAACAGGTCACAGGGAAGTTCTCCATCCGACAGGTCCCCAACATGGACCCTCCAGATGTGGAGAGGAAG GTGAAGGAGCACCTTCAGCAGGTCTTCTCCACTCTAAAAAGCCCTAACAGGCTGAGGGTGACCGCAACTGTTGGGGCTAAACCATGGGTGGCTAACCTGAAGGACCCACAGTACGTTGCCGGACAAAGGGCAGTCAGAGAGG TGTTTGGAGTGGAACCGGAGCTGATCCGTGAGGGCTCCACCATCCCCATCGCTCAGAACTTCCAAGAGGAGACAGGCAAGAGTTTGATGATGCTGCCTATAGGAGGCCATGATGATGGAGAGCACTCTCAGAACGAGAAGATCAGCAG GTACAACTACATTGAGGGGACGAAGCTGTTTGCTGCTTATATGTATGAGCTTTCACTAGTAAAGTAG